TCCGAGGCATGGATCTGGTTGAACGCCGTCACGCCGTCCAGCATCCACACGTCGTGCCGCACGTGATCGTCCTCGATATAGGAGAAATGCGGATTGTTGGTGGCGTCGTCGAAATCGATCGTCGCCTCGGAATCGTGCGCCGCGACGACGGCGTCGACATAGGACAGGTCCTCGGCGCCGCCGCCGTTCCAGTCATAGGCATAGGAGCCGATCGCGACGATCGTCCGGCTGGGCGCCAGGGTGCGCATGCGCGCGTCCAGCGTGTTCTCGAACCAGTCCTGCGCCGCGATGCTGCCGGATCCGCCGGTGTCGTCATGCTGGTCGTAGGCCATCAGCAAGGTGTAATCGATCAGACCGGCATAGGCCGCATAAGGCCAGTCGGCGTCGTCGAACGGCGCCGCCATCACCACGATCCAGCCATGCGGCGCGAAGGCGGCCGACAGCTTCTTGAGGAAGGCTTCGACGGAGGCATGCTGTCCGGCGGGGATTTCCTCGAAATCGATCGTCACGCCCTGCAGCTTGTTGCCGCCGACGAAACCCATGATGGAATTGAGCAAGGCATTGCTGCGCGCGTCGTCTCCCAGGAGCGCCACCAGGCCGGGACCATTCCATTTGCCTTTCTCGGCGTTCTGGATGACCGGCAGGATGGCGAGGTTCGACTTCTTGCTCCGCAGCTCGGCGAGGAGCCGCGGATCGAGCGTGCTCTTCAATGCCAGGTCCGGCCCTTGCAGCGCCAGCCAGGTGGGCATCACCCAGTCCAGCCTGGGCAGCGCGCTCATCAGCGCGGGATAGGCGGTGCCGGGCTGCCAGCTTGGATAGAAGGCGATCGAAAGCGGGCGATCGCCTTGCGGCCGCAGGATCGAGGCGAGCGGACGGATGGTCAGGCCGCGCTCGTTGCGGATGCGGCGCTGGCGGGCGATGTCCTCGCGCCGGACCTCGGCCTCCGCGCCGAGCCGGGCGGCGGCGCGTACCAGACCGGGCGCCTTGGCCTTTTTTTCCAGATCCCGGGTGTTGATCGCGGTCAGCTTGCCGGGCAGGCGGACGGTCGTCGTGACGTTCACCAGGCTGAACAGCGTAAAGGCGAACACGGCCCCCAGGGGCAGGCTGATCAGCGCCACGATCCAACCGATCAGCGAGGCGCGCGCCGCGCGCCGGCCGGTGGCGTCGAAGAAAATCGGCTTGTTCGCCATCGCCTAGGGATTCCCGCGCGCCGAAGGGACGGCGCGGGCCGTTTGCGTCCTGCTTGTCATTCTTCTTGCTCCAGGCGGCGCCGCGTCCGACGCAGGCCGCGCATGGGCCAATTTAGCGGAAATTCCGCCGCCGTGCCAAAAGATCGGCATGCTGCAAGGACGTATCGCCCAAGCCCCTTGGACCGGTGCCGCCATCGCCGCTGCCGGGTTCATCCTGGCGGGGTCCGTGGCGGCCATCGCCGTCAACTGGCCAGGCCATCTCTCCTACGACTCGATCTTGCAGCTGCTGCAGGGCCGCACCGGTCTTTACAATACCTGGCATCCGCCGGTCATGGCGTGGCTGTTGGGGCTGTTCGACGCCGTGGTCCCGGGCGCGGGCCTGTTCGTGGTCTTCGACGTCGCGCTGGGCTTCGGCGCCTTCTTCGGGGTCCTGCTGCTGGCGCCGGACCGCGCCAGATGGAGGCTGCCGGCCCTGGCCGCGATCTTCGTGCTGTCGCCGCAACTGCTCCTGTACCAGGGGCTGGTCTGGAAGGACGTCCTGTTCGCCGATGCCGGCGTCGCCGGGTTCGTCTGCCTGGCCCATGCCTTCCTGCACTGGGACCGTCGCCGACGGTCCGGCATATGGCTTGCGGCCAGCGTCCTGCTTCTGTCGCTCGCCGCGACGACGCGCCAGAACGGGATGATCCTGCTGCCCTTCGCCGCCACGGCCGTCGGCTGGACCGCCGCGGCCGGACATGGGACGTGGCGCCGGGCCGCCCTGCTGGGCGGCGGCTTCCTGGTCGCGACACTGGGCCTAGCGCTGGCTGCGAACGCGCTCCTCGATCTGCGCAGCAACGGCGACTCCGGTCCCGCAGAGCAGCTTCACCTGCTGCAGATCTACGATCTTTCCGGGGCGGTGGCGCGCGATCCCGCCATCCGGCTCGACATCCTCGCCGACGACGATCCCGAGCTGGAGCGCGCGATCCGCGGCGATGGCGCGCGACTTTATACACCGATGCGCAACGATCCCATCGCCTCGTCGCCAACCATGCAAGCTGCGCTGAGGGATGCCGATACCGATGCGCTGGGCGCGGAGTGGCGATCGCTCGTCGTCCGTCATCCGTGGACCTATCTCGAGGTGCGCGCGGCGGACTTCTATTGGATCTTGCTCACACCGGACGTCGCGGCCAGCCGCCCGGTCTTCGTCGGCGTCGAGGGTCCGGCGCCGGAATTGCACCGGCTCGGAATCGCGCCGCGCCGCGACGCGCGGGACGTCGCGCTCGACCGTTACGGCAAGGCCTTTTTCGGGACGCCCGTCTTCAGCCACGCGTTCTTCGTCTTGGCGGCGGGAGCGAGCCTCTGGGTGCTGCTGCGCCGGCGAAGGACGGCCGACGTCGCGCTGGCCGCCATGCTGGCCAGCGCGTTCGCGTTCGCGGCGAGCTTCTTCGCGATCTCCATTTCCTGCGACTACCGGTACCTTTACGTGCTCGATCTTTCGGCCATGGTGGCGCTGTTCTATCTTGCGTTGGATTGGAGACGCGCATGAGCCCCGAGCTCGGCCTGATCGAAGGCTATTACGGCACGCCTTGGAGCTGGCCGGCCCGCGCGCGCGTCGTCGCCACGCTGAAGCCGCACGGCTATGCCCATTACATCTATGCGCCGAAAGCCGATGCGTTCCTGCGCAAGCGCTGGCGCGAGCCCCATCCGGCGGCGGACGCCTCGGCGCTGCGGACCCTGTCGGCGCAATGCCGCGGCATGGGCGTGCGCTTCGGCATCGGACTGAGCCCGTTCGAGCTCTATCGCGACTTCAACGCCGAGGCGAAAGCCGACCTCGCGCGCAAGCTCGCGGAATTCGATGCCTGGGGCATCGACGACCTGGCCGTCCTGTTCGACGACATGCGCGGCGATCTGCCCGATCTCGCGAAGACGCAGGCCGACATCCTCCATTGGGTCCGGGCGCGCAGCAGGGCGTCGCGCCTGATCGTCTGCCCGAGCTACTACACCGACGATCCGGTGCTCGACCGCTTCTTCGGCAAGCGGCCGGACGATTATCTCGAAGACCTGGGCCGTCTGCTCGATCCCGCCATCGCCGTGTTCTGGACGGGCGAGGAGGTCTGCAGCCGGGAATATTCGCCGGGGCATCTCGCGCGGGTGACGCAGCAACTGGGCCGCAAGCCGTTCCTGTGGGACAACTACCCCGTCAACGACGGCCAGCGCATGTCGCAATACCTGCATGTGCGCGCCTTCACCGGACGCCCGGCGAGCCTGGCGCCGCATCTGGCCGCGCACAGCATCAATCCGGCGCTGCAGCCGATGCTGTCCTGCATTCCCGCCGTCACGCTGGCCGAGAGCTATCGCCTCGGCGAGGCTTACGAATATGGCCGCGCGCTCGAGAATGCCGCGCGCGCGCTGGTGGGCACCGAGCTGGCAACCGCGATCCGCAACGACCTGCTGTTCTTCCACGACGTGGGACTGGAGCGGCTGGCGGAGAAAACGAAAGAACGGTTGCGGGCACGCTATGGTGCGATCGAACACGATGCGGCGCGCGAGATCGTCGCCTGGCTGGACGGCGCCTATCGCTTCCAGGACGAGATCGCCTAAAGGCTTTTCAGCCAGGGGATCAGGCGGGCGTTCACCTCGGCAGGGCGTTCCTGCTGGGTCCAGTGGCCGCAGCCTTCGAGCACGTCGGCGACCCGCAGGTCCAGGACATGCTGGCGCATCGTCGCGATGGGATCGCCGCGACCGAACATGTTGAAGGCGAGATCGCGGCTGCCGCTGACGAACAGCGCCGGCTGCGCGATCTTCCGATCCGCAAAGCGCGACAGATAGGCGAAATCGCGCTCATGGTTGCGATAGCGGCTGATCGGACCGAAGAAGCCGGAAGCTTCGAACTCGCCGACATAGTAGTCCAGCTCGGCCGGCGTCAGCCATGCCGGGAAGACCCCCGGATCCTTGAGCCCGTCGAGCAATGTCATGTCTGCCGTCTTGTTGTCGGGCCAGGCGCCGTCCGGCGCATCGCCCGAAAGCGTGTAATAAAACTTGCGCAGGAAGTCGCGCGGGTCGGCCTCCGCCTCCGCCTCGGGCAGCTCGGCCTTCTGGAACCAGGCCTGGTAGAAGAACTTGCCGCGCTTGGTGAAGATCGCGTCGAAGATCTCGCTGAACGGACGCGTCGGCGGTCCCAGATAGGGCACCGACAGCGCGCCCACCGCGCGCACGCGGTCGGGCCGGATCAGCGCGGTATTCCAGACGATCGGCGCACCCCAGTCATGGCCCAGCACGACGGCCGGGGTGGTCGGGCTGAGCGTCCCGATGACGCCCGCCACATCGGCAACCATGTGCTCCATGTCGTAGTCGGCGACCGCCTCGGGACGGCCGGAGCCGCCATAGCCGCGCACATCGATGGCGCAGGCCGTGAAGCCCGCCGCCACGATGGGCGCGATCTGATGCCGCCAGGAGAACCACGATTCCGGGAAGCCGTGGACCATGACGACCAGCGGACCCTCGCCTTCGATCGCGGCGCGCAGGCGGATATCCGGCAGGTCTATGACGGCGAAGTTCGACATGGCAGGAACCCTAGCGCGGATGAAAGGCTTTGTCCCGCAGCGCGAATCCGTTATCGAAGGTTCACAGATCGGGTGGTGATCCATGGCTTACGATTGCGCGAAGTGCCCCGGCTATTGCTGTTCCTATCCGCTCATCCCGCTCAATTCGCGCGACGTGAAGCGGCTGGCCAGGCATTTCAATCTCACCTTCGAAGCCGCCGCCGCCAAATTCACCAAGCCCGATCCGGAAGCGAAATTCGCCATGCGGCGCAAGAAGGACGAGCATTACGGCAAGATTTGCCAGTTCTTCGACACCGACAAGCGGCGCTGCACCATCTATATGGCGCGGCCGGAGATCTGCCGCGCCTATCCGGGCGACAACCATTGCGGCTACTACAAATTCCTGCAGCACGAGCGCACCGCGCAGGAAGACGACACCCACGTCGCCTCGACCTGGAACGCCTGACGCCCCTTGCGCCCCGGCGCGCGGCTTGGTCTCATGCCGCAGCCGCAGGGGTGCCGCATGCAGGACGTTCTCAAGCGCCGCGCCGACGAAGCCCGCGCCAGAGCCTATGCCACGCCGCTCGACCGCTTCCATGTCGGCGACCCCGAGCTCTTCCGGACCGACACGTTGTGGCCGTGGTTCGAGCGCCTGCGCCAGGAAGATCCGGTCCACCACACCGCCGAGAGCGAGTTCGGGCCTTATTGGTCGGTGACCAGGCACCGCGACATCATCGCGGTCGACAGCAATCACCGCGTCTTCTCGTCGGATTCCGAGATCGGCGGCATCACGATCCATGAGGGCCGCCAGCCGCGCGAACAGTCGAGCTTCATCGCCCTCGATCCGCCCGACCACGACCGGCAGCGCAAGGTCATCGCGCCGATGTTCGCGCCGCCCAGCCTGGTGATCCTCGAGCCCCTGATCCGCGAGCGCGCCGCGAAGATCTTGGACGAACTGCCGCGCGGCGAGACCTTCGATTTCGTCGACAAGGTCGCCGTCGAACTGACCAGCCAGATGCTGGCGACGCTGTTCGACTTCCCCTTCGCGGAGCGGCGCCTCCTGCCCCGCGCCTCGGACCTGATCCTGTCGCCGATCGGACCCGACGGCATCGTCCAGACCGAGGAGCAGCGCCAGCTCGAACTGTTCAACACCTTGGGCAAATTCGTCGCGCTGTGGAACGAGCGGTTGGCGCTGCCGCCCGCCCACAACCTGATCTCGATGCTGTGCCACGACGCGGCGACGCGGAAGGACGCGCCGGAGAATTATCTCGGCAACATCATCCTGCTGATCGTCGCCGGCAGCGACACGACGCGCCATTCGATCACCGGCGGCCTGCTGGCGCTGAACGAGAATCCGGCCGAATACGACAAGCTGCGGGCCGATCCGGCGCTGATCGAGACCATGGTGCCCGAGATCATCCGCTGGCAGAGCCCGGTGGCGCATATGCGGCGCACCGCGCTGGAAGACATAGAACTGGGCGGCAAGCGGATCCGGCGCGGCGACAAGGTCGTCATGTGGTATGTCTCGGGCAACCGCGACGAGGATGCCATCGAGCGGCCGGACGACTTCCTGATCGACCGCGAGCGGCCGCGCCAGCACGTCTCCTTCGGCTTCGGCATCCATCGCTGCGTCGGGATGCGGCTGGCGGAGATGCAGTTGCGCATCATGTGGGAAGAGATCTTGAGACGTTTTCCGCGAATCGACGTCGTCGGCGAGCCGAAGCGGATGAACTCGAATTTCGTCAAAGGCTATGAGGCGATGCCGGTGCGCATCGCCAGCTGATATTTTCAACGGATCGAAAAGGGGGCAGTCATGTTGTTCGGTACCGCATTCGGATCTTTCGCCTTTTATCACACGCTGATCACGCTGGTCGCGATCGTCTCCGGTCTCGTCATGCTGGCGGGCCTGCTGGGGAACAGGCGGCAGGACGGCGTCCATCATGTCTTCCTGCTGTTCAGCGTCCTGACGGCCGTGACCGGCTTCCTGCTGCCGTACAAGGGCATCACGCCGGCGGTCGCCGTCGGGATCGTGCTGAGCGTCTTGCTGATCCCCGCGCTGGCGGGGCGATATCTGTTCGCGATGCGCGGGGCGTGGCGGCCGGTCTACATCGTGACCGCGGTGGCGGCGCTGTATCTCAACTGCTTCGTGCTGGTGGTGCAGTCCTTCGTGAAATTCCCCGCGTTGCACGCGTTGGCGCCGGGCAACCCGCCGGGCGGGCCGGTCTTCGGCGCGACGCAAGGCATCGTGCTGATCGCCTTCGTCGTCGCGGGCTATCTGGCGGTGCGCCGCTTCCGTCCCCGGGGCTGAGCGATGGGCGACGCCTTCCTCGTTCCCGGCCTGCGCACGCCTTTCGTCAAGGCGAGCGGCGCCTTCGCGGGGTTCAACGCGCTGGCGCTGTCCGTGCCGGTCGCGCAAGCCATGAACGCGCGGGCCAAGCCAGACGTCGTGATCTGGGGCCAGGTCATCCCGGACGCGACGGTCTCGAACATCGCGCGCGAACTGATCTTCGAGGCCAAGATGTCGCCCGACATCCCGGCCTTCTCGACCGTGATGGCCTGCTCGACGAGCTTCATCGGCACCATCCAGGCGGCGGGGATGGTGGGGCATGGCGGCCTGCACCTCGCCCTGGTCGGCGGCGTCGAGACCATGAGCCATGTCCCGCTGGCGCTGAAACCGCAATTCGCCGACGGCGTGTTCGGCCAGTTCGCGAAGAACCCGGCCGGCGCGCTCGAAACCTTGCAGAAGGTGACGCCGGCCGATTTCGACCTGCCGATCCATGGCTGGGCGAACCGGCAGAGCGGCCGTTCGATGGGCGAACACACCGAGGACACCGCCAAGCATTTCCACATCCCGCGCGAGGACCAGGACCGCCGCGCCCTGCTCAGCCATCAAGGCGCGATCAAGGGACAGGACGAGGGCTTCTTCAAAGATCTGGTGCTGCCCTTCGGCGGCGTCGAGCATGACGCGATCCCCAGGCGCGATACCTCGCTCGAGAAGCTCTCGGCCCTGAAGCCGGCCTTCGACCGCGAGCACGGCACGCTGACGGCCGGCAATTCCTCACCCAACACGGACGGTGCCGCTGCGATCTTCGTCGCCGACGCCGAAGGGCTGAAGCGGCTGGGCCATCCGGCGGCCGTGCGCTTCGCCGATTGGGAGGTCACGGCGATGGATTATCACGAGGAAGGCATCCTGATGGCGCCGGCGCGGGCCATCCCGCGGCTGCTGGCGCGCAACCGGCTTAAATTTTCGGACATCGCGCTGTGGGACATCCACGAGGCCTTCGCCGCGCAGGTTCTCGCCAACGTCAAGGCGGCATCGGATCCGGTCTATCGCCGCGAGAAGGCGGGCGTGGATTTCGACCTCGGCGAATTTCCCTGGGAGCGGGTCAATCCGCATGGCGGCTCGCTCGCCATCGGCCATCCCTTCGCCGCGACCGGCGCGCGCATCCTGAGCCAGGCGGCGAAAGAACTCGGCGCGATGCCGGTCGGGTCGCGCGCCGTGGTCTCGGTCTGCGCCGATGGCGGGCACGGCACCGTGGCGCTGCTGGAGCGCGTATAGCGTGCGCAGGCGCTCATAGGCCTCCTGCGCGGCGGCAGCGTTGGCCTGGGCCATCGGCCAGAGCGTGGGATCGTCTTTCAGCAAGGCGTGGAGCTTGAGGTGTCGGTGGTTGTGCGGGCGCGCGCGGACTCCATTTGGGTGACGTGGCGGAGCGCCGGCGCGGGTTCAAGGGGGCGGTTTTGGGGTGGCAAAACTTATCCTCGCACCGGCGGCGCGAAGGGCGCGGATCGGGCGGCGGCGCGCCTGCGGCGACGAGGACAAGTCGATGAAAATAAATTTGCGGGCGCCTGGATCGGCGCGTTGTGTGCGATGGATGCGCGTTCCTATCGGTTTGGGTGATCGATAAAGACAAGCGGGCCCTTGATATGGTTGAATCGGCGCACATCCGAACGTTTCGACGCTGGGATTTCTGGCGATTTGATCGCGGCGGCTCAAAACACATCGTCATGCCCGCTTGTACGCTGCCGCTACAAGCTGTGCCGGGCACCCATGAACTCCCTGCCAGATGGGTGTTCATGGGTCGCCCGGACGAGCCCGGCGATGACGGTATTTTTGCGGTGGGGTCGACATCGAAGCCGTACTACGCCGCGCGGCGCCAGGCGGTCAGGAAGTGGTCACAGGCGGCTTCGGCGGTTTTCCAGGCGCGTTCGGCTTCGGCGGCTTCGCGCGACAGGGCGAGGTCGGATTCGGGGCCGTGGAGGCGCTGGCGGGTCAGCCTCTCCTGCGCAGCCATGTGGACTTCAAAGGCCTGCTGTTCGGCGGCGCAGAGTGCCGGCCATTCGGTGTCCCAATCCTTCATCCGTGCCCTCCCTCAAAGAGATTCGGAACATAGCAAGAACAGAACGAAATGGCAACGGAAATCGAAGGGAGAGCGGAGAGGGCGCGCTTGTGGCCGCCCCCTCCCGCCTTCGGCGGTCCCCCCACGCTTCGCGCGGTGGAGGAGCTTTTAGCCGTGCAGCTTCTTCGCGACCTCGGCGATCTTGCGGCCCTGATAGCGGGCGCCGGTGAGCTCGTTCTCGCTCGGCTGGCGCGCCCCGGTGCCGCCGGCGATCGTGGTGGCGCCGTACGGCGAGCCGCCGGTGATCTCGTCCAGCGTCATCTGGCCGGCATGGCCGTAGTCGAGGCCGACCACCACCATGCCGAAATGCAGCAGGTTGGTGATGATGCTGAACAGCGTCGTCTCCTGTCCGCCATGCTGGCTCGCCGTGGAGGTGAAGGCGCCGCCGACCTTGCCGTGCAGGGCGCCCCTGGCCCAAAGCCCGCCGGCCTGGTCCAGGAAGTTGGCCATCTGCGACGACATCCGGCCGAAGCGCGTGCCGGTGCCGACGACGATCGCGTCGTAGTTCGCGAGGTCTTCGACCTTCGCCACCGGCGCTTTCTGGTCGAGCTTGAAATGCGACGCCTTCGCGATCTCCTCGGGCACGAGCTCGGGCACGCGCTTGATGTCGACCGTGGCGCCCGCCTCGCGCGCCCCCTGGGCGACGGCTTCGGCCATCGTTTCGATATGGCCATAGGCGGAATAATAGAGAACGAGAACCTTGGGCATGATCCACTCCTTTGGGATTGGCGGCGCAGCGCTTACGCCGCGTCGACCAGAACGATTTCCGAATCTTCGAGGGCTTTGACGGTGAGGATCTCGACATCCTTGATCGCGGCGCCGTCGCGGGCGTTGAGCCTGGTGCCGTTGACCTCCACCGCGCCGAGCGCCGGCACCAGATAGCCGTGCCGGGCAGCGCCGAGCGGGTATTCGACGGTGTCGCCGGCCTTCAGCGTCGCACCCACCACGCGGGCGTCGGCGCGGATCGGCAGCGCGTCATTGTCGTTCTCGAAGCCGCTGGCGAGCGTCACGAACTTCCCCGAGCGGTCGTCCTTGGGAAAGGGCTTGGCGCCCCAGCCCGGCTGGCCGCCGGAGCTGCGCGGCTCGATCCAGATCTGGAACAGCGTCGTCGTGCCGGGCTCGAGATTGTATTCGGCGTGGCGGATGCCGGCGCCGGCACTCATCACCTGCACGTCGCCCGCCTCGGTGCGGCCCTTGTTGCCCAGGCTGTCCTGATGCGTCACCGCACCTTTGCGGACATAGGTGACGATCTCCATGTTGGAATGGGGATGCGGCGGGAAACCGGTGTTGGGTGCGATCTCGTCGTCGTTCCAGACGCGGATCGCGCCCCAGCCCATGTTCTTGGGATCGTAGTACTCGCCGAACGAGAAATGATGCTTGGCTTTCAACCAACCATGGTCGGCGCCGCCCAGCCGGGCGAAAGGTCTGACTTCAATCATGAGATGTCCTCCTGCGGCAGGTGCCGCCTTGCTTGGGAGGTAGATATCCCGTCGGCATTGGATTAAAAATAGAAACTCTTGAAACCGATCGTTTCCGGAATCGTCATGGCCAAACTACCCGACTTCGAGGGCCTCGCAGTGTTCGCCAAGGTGGTGGAGGCGCGCTCCTTCGCGGGCGCGGCCAAGGAATTGAGCCTTTCCAAGGCCACGGTCTCCAAGGCGGTGAGCCGGCTGGAGGCCAGGCTGGGAACACGGCTCTTCAACCGCACCTCGCGGCGGCTGGCCCTGACCGACGCCGGCAAGCGCCTGGCGGACCGCGCCGCCAACATCCTGCGCGAGGCGGAAGCGGCCGAGAGCGACACCCAATCCCAGTCCGTGACGCCGCGCGGCCTGGTGCGGCTGGCGGCGCCGATGTCGTTCGGGCTGCTGGCGATCGCACCGCTGATGCCGGACTTCCTGAAGGCCTATCCCGACGTGCAGGTCGACCTGCACCTGAGCGACCAGATGGTCGACGTGATCGGCGAGGGGTTCGACGCCGTCCTGCGCATCGCCACGCTGCCGGATTCGTCGCTGATCGCGCGGCGGCTGTGCAGCGTGGAACGCTACCTCGTCGCGGCGCCGTCCTACCTGAAGGAGCGGGGCCGGCCGAAGCATCCGCTCGCGCTGACCGAGCATGCCTGCCTCGGCTACGCCTATCTGCTGACGCCCGATACCTGGCGCTTCACGCACAAGACCGGCGAGACGGCGACGGTGCATCCGTCGGGGGGGCCGCTCCGGGTCAACAATGGCGACGCCATGCTGCCGGGCCTGATCGCAGGGCTGGGACTGGGCGTGCTGCCGGATTTCATCCTGCGCGAGGCGCTGGCCGAAGGGCGCCTGGAGCGGGTCTTGCCCGACTGGTCGCTGGGACAGAGCGCGCTGCACTGGGTGACGCCGCCGGGCGGACCGCGGCCGGCACGGGTCGAGGTGCTGGGCGAGTTCCTGGCGCAGAAACTCGCCGCGTCACACCGAGCCCGAAAGGGAAACCGGGACGAGCGCAAATAGCAGCGCGATGACCGGCAGGGCATAGCCGTATTGCCGATGGTGGAGCAGCGTGGTCGCCGAAAGGAACATCACAAAGGCCGCGATCGCGACACCGATCAAGCGCGTGGGCGCAAAGGCGAGCAGGGCCGAGGCCAAGGCGAGCAGCGTGCCGGTCACTTCGCGATAGCCGCTGGGATAGCGCCAGCGCGTATAGGCCTCGCGCACGATGCGCAGGCCGAACAGATGCACCGCGGCACCTGCCGCGAACACCGCCGACAGCACCCAGGCGCCGTGCGAAAAAATCGTCTCCACATCCACTGTTCTCTCCGACCGTCTGGCACAGATCGTGCGCGACGGACGCATCTTCAAGAGCGAACCGGGCCGCACTGTGTTGCGGATACAGCGGGCCGGACCTGCTTTTGGGCATTGTCGGGAAGGATTGTGGCGTACGCCCCGTTTTCGCCACGAAACCCGAAAAAGCGTTGGGCCGGAGATGCGGGGAGGGGGAAACCGCGATGCTCCGGCCCAACATTTGGACGACTTACCGCTAGGCTGCCGTCCTTATCACGCAAGAGAGATAATCGGCTGCGTGCGCCGCAGAAGGGGCGCGGTGGAAACGCTGGGTTTCGAAAAGTGATCCCTCCGCGCCCGACGGGCTGGCGCACAACGCCGCTTTCCGTAGATTAGGGCGCGATTTCCAGGACGCGCGTAACATATGGCCGGTGAAGGCGATCCAACGACATTGCTGCATCGGGTCGATCCCAAACGCGATCACGTGCGCGGCGGCAATACCCGCAATGTCGTCGAGGTTGTCGTCTATGGCGACTATCTCTGCCCCTATTGCCGGCGGCTGCGCCTGATCATCGCGCGGCTGCGCAAGGCGCTCGGCGACCGGCTGGAATATGTGTTCCGCCATTTCCCCAATGAGGGCGCCCATCCCGGCGCCGAGTTCGTTCATCGCGTCGCGGAGGCGGCCGCCCGCCAGGACC
The nucleotide sequence above comes from Rhizomicrobium sp.. Encoded proteins:
- a CDS encoding beta-N-acetylglucosaminidase domain-containing protein, with amino-acid sequence MSPELGLIEGYYGTPWSWPARARVVATLKPHGYAHYIYAPKADAFLRKRWREPHPAADASALRTLSAQCRGMGVRFGIGLSPFELYRDFNAEAKADLARKLAEFDAWGIDDLAVLFDDMRGDLPDLAKTQADILHWVRARSRASRLIVCPSYYTDDPVLDRFFGKRPDDYLEDLGRLLDPAIAVFWTGEEVCSREYSPGHLARVTQQLGRKPFLWDNYPVNDGQRMSQYLHVRAFTGRPASLAPHLAAHSINPALQPMLSCIPAVTLAESYRLGEAYEYGRALENAARALVGTELATAIRNDLLFFHDVGLERLAEKTKERLRARYGAIEHDAAREIVAWLDGAYRFQDEIA
- a CDS encoding alpha/beta hydrolase; translation: MSNFAVIDLPDIRLRAAIEGEGPLVVMVHGFPESWFSWRHQIAPIVAAGFTACAIDVRGYGGSGRPEAVADYDMEHMVADVAGVIGTLSPTTPAVVLGHDWGAPIVWNTALIRPDRVRAVGALSVPYLGPPTRPFSEIFDAIFTKRGKFFYQAWFQKAELPEAEAEADPRDFLRKFYYTLSGDAPDGAWPDNKTADMTLLDGLKDPGVFPAWLTPAELDYYVGEFEASGFFGPISRYRNHERDFAYLSRFADRKIAQPALFVSGSRDLAFNMFGRGDPIATMRQHVLDLRVADVLEGCGHWTQQERPAEVNARLIPWLKSL
- a CDS encoding YkgJ family cysteine cluster protein is translated as MAYDCAKCPGYCCSYPLIPLNSRDVKRLARHFNLTFEAAAAKFTKPDPEAKFAMRRKKDEHYGKICQFFDTDKRRCTIYMARPEICRAYPGDNHCGYYKFLQHERTAQEDDTHVASTWNA
- a CDS encoding cytochrome P450, whose amino-acid sequence is MQDVLKRRADEARARAYATPLDRFHVGDPELFRTDTLWPWFERLRQEDPVHHTAESEFGPYWSVTRHRDIIAVDSNHRVFSSDSEIGGITIHEGRQPREQSSFIALDPPDHDRQRKVIAPMFAPPSLVILEPLIRERAAKILDELPRGETFDFVDKVAVELTSQMLATLFDFPFAERRLLPRASDLILSPIGPDGIVQTEEQRQLELFNTLGKFVALWNERLALPPAHNLISMLCHDAATRKDAPENYLGNIILLIVAGSDTTRHSITGGLLALNENPAEYDKLRADPALIETMVPEIIRWQSPVAHMRRTALEDIELGGKRIRRGDKVVMWYVSGNRDEDAIERPDDFLIDRERPRQHVSFGFGIHRCVGMRLAEMQLRIMWEEILRRFPRIDVVGEPKRMNSNFVKGYEAMPVRIAS
- a CDS encoding acetyl-CoA C-acyltransferase, with translation MGDAFLVPGLRTPFVKASGAFAGFNALALSVPVAQAMNARAKPDVVIWGQVIPDATVSNIARELIFEAKMSPDIPAFSTVMACSTSFIGTIQAAGMVGHGGLHLALVGGVETMSHVPLALKPQFADGVFGQFAKNPAGALETLQKVTPADFDLPIHGWANRQSGRSMGEHTEDTAKHFHIPREDQDRRALLSHQGAIKGQDEGFFKDLVLPFGGVEHDAIPRRDTSLEKLSALKPAFDREHGTLTAGNSSPNTDGAAAIFVADAEGLKRLGHPAAVRFADWEVTAMDYHEEGILMAPARAIPRLLARNRLKFSDIALWDIHEAFAAQVLANVKAASDPVYRREKAGVDFDLGEFPWERVNPHGGSLAIGHPFAATGARILSQAAKELGAMPVGSRAVVSVCADGGHGTVALLERV
- the wrbA gene encoding NAD(P)H:quinone oxidoreductase; translation: MPKVLVLYYSAYGHIETMAEAVAQGAREAGATVDIKRVPELVPEEIAKASHFKLDQKAPVAKVEDLANYDAIVVGTGTRFGRMSSQMANFLDQAGGLWARGALHGKVGGAFTSTASQHGGQETTLFSIITNLLHFGMVVVGLDYGHAGQMTLDEITGGSPYGATTIAGGTGARQPSENELTGARYQGRKIAEVAKKLHG
- a CDS encoding pirin family protein, which encodes MIEVRPFARLGGADHGWLKAKHHFSFGEYYDPKNMGWGAIRVWNDDEIAPNTGFPPHPHSNMEIVTYVRKGAVTHQDSLGNKGRTEAGDVQVMSAGAGIRHAEYNLEPGTTTLFQIWIEPRSSGGQPGWGAKPFPKDDRSGKFVTLASGFENDNDALPIRADARVVGATLKAGDTVEYPLGAARHGYLVPALGAVEVNGTRLNARDGAAIKDVEILTVKALEDSEIVLVDAA
- a CDS encoding LysR family transcriptional regulator, with protein sequence MAKLPDFEGLAVFAKVVEARSFAGAAKELSLSKATVSKAVSRLEARLGTRLFNRTSRRLALTDAGKRLADRAANILREAEAAESDTQSQSVTPRGLVRLAAPMSFGLLAIAPLMPDFLKAYPDVQVDLHLSDQMVDVIGEGFDAVLRIATLPDSSLIARRLCSVERYLVAAPSYLKERGRPKHPLALTEHACLGYAYLLTPDTWRFTHKTGETATVHPSGGPLRVNNGDAMLPGLIAGLGLGVLPDFILREALAEGRLERVLPDWSLGQSALHWVTPPGGPRPARVEVLGEFLAQKLAASHRARKGNRDERK